The DNA region ATTTTCCTGGGGAGCACTAAGGCAATTGGGTcagaatttatttacttttttgagacaacgtttttctgtgtagccctgtctgtcctggaagttactctgtataccaggctggcctcaaactcagaaatctgcctgcctctgcctctgccccactactgccctgctttgtgtgtgtgtgtgtgtgtgtgtgtgaattctttAAGGGTTGTGGAATATCCTGTAGACCTGGAAGTAGAAGCTACATTGTCATCCCTTTGATCTTGCTTTAATAGTCATGACAgtatgtctcaaaaaattaaggtACTAATTCAAAGCTGCCTGGAATTTAAGGAGATACTGTATTGGCATGCAAAAGCtgttaaatgttttcattgttcATTGGTGGTGATTTTCCCTCTATATAGGCTAGGCATGGTGCATAgtttcagtacttgggagactaCAGTAGGACCTTGTATTTAAATAAAGGAACTAAAGCAATAcatttaccatttttttaaaaagatttatttatgtgtatgagtacactgtagctgtacagatggccatgtggctgctgttgaattcaggacctctgctggccccactcactccagcagtaatttactgcagctgtcttcagatgcaccagaagagggcatctgatcttcttaagggtggttgtgagccaccatgtggtttctgggatccgaacttgggacctttggaagagcagtctcttaGCCGCTGGAGCCtacatttaccttttttttttgagacagggtttttctgtatagctctggctgccctggaactctgtagaccagaactcagaaatccgtctgcctcccaagtgctgggactaaaggcgtgcgccaccaccacctggtaaccatttttaatgtgctttttaaaatcctGGATCCCAAGAAGTCTTAGTTggaactttattttcttcataacaaATGACTTGATCTCCCACTTTGAATTCTACTTTTTCTTCATCTAAACTAAGACCACAGTCCATACCAGTCTTTACAACCGAAATGTCATCTTTATGGTGTTTCAGTGAGGTTAATgagccttaaaagaaaaaaaagtcagtgagTATGGCCCTGCTCGGGCTTCCCCAActtgctctagcccaaagatttattattataaataagtacactagctgtattcagacacaccagaagagggcgtcacatctttttacaggtggttgtgagccaccatgtagttgctgggattatgCCACCTCACCAGCCTGTCAAGAGGACAACTTAGTTGGTTACCACCTTCATGGAGTTTTGGATAATTTCAAGTTGTGGGGCTTAGGTggcagtgcctttacctgctgtgcCCTACTCCTATTACCCAACCAGGTAATCCTGAGAGATGACTTGATAGATAGAATCTCCCATTTTAAAGGTAGACTAAATAGCAAGTCTGGAGATCACTCGGGTGGGtccttgggttcagtccccagttaTAGGGACAAAACAGTACAGGGCTTAAATGTTgggagcaaaaaaaaaacaaaccttaaacTCTAGGATGTTATCAGAACTAATTGGGATGGAGCCTATCAATAGAACAATTAGAGCATAAGCTAAGGCTATTGTAGTGAAAAGTGAATATATAGGTTTTGGGTGGCTACACAGGAAATAGATTTTTCTGTGTACAATTTAGAAATAGATTTTGATATTGCTTACCCTTCCAAATAACTTGGCCGTTTTGGATTAATTTAAACTTCTTCTGTCTTTCTATTTGTCCCTTTTGAACTCTGCAGCCAGCaacaggaatttttttctttccttctgttacaGTGAAGGTAGCTAGTATAGAAGCCTCacctttagaaagaaaacaatgtaatggctgggaggcagacacagaactATAACAGGTAACtgacttgcagaggaccccagcttgattcttagcacctacatggtggctagtgatcatctataactccagttccagagaatccagcattcacttctggcctccaggggcacaGGTCACACATCTATTTCTCTGCTCTGTGAAAACCTACTGTTACCAGGCATGGTTGtatacacctttattcccagcacccaggagacacaGACAGGAAGATGTCTGAATTCTAGGTcacttcaagtttttttttaatatgttgagCAGCACTAGTTTGTAACCCATGTTCAAATAAAGCAAACAGTTTGATTGTATTGCTGACTGGGTATAACAGTGATACCTACTATGCCCACTTATTGCTGGAAACTGCAACTGACTTTCCCAAATTGCTCTTGGGACAAAAACATAATCTGTACAGTGTGATACTATTTAGCAGGCCAGAGTAGCCTATAGTACAGCTATATAGACCCAAGCTGCAAAACCAGATCTTAGAACAATGTTACGGTCAAAAGGATAGATTCAAGAATTATTCCAGATTAAATAGGATATAAGAGACAACAACTACATGTAATTTATGAACCTGATCTAGGTGAAAAATCTACTTTATAGCCTGTTTTAGACAAAATATCATAGATAAGATTAGACTGGTCAAGAATATGCTAGAATACTTTAAAAAGGCTCCTCTATGACAGCCTTGTTCACGTGTAGACTTGAGCCAAGTTCTTagtcattttgtttgcttttgtatcCTCTAAACATGATAACTTTTATGGGACTTAGAAGTCACCATGAATTCTCATTCATggtagtcattttttttctagaatacaCACTGTATTGGGACAGTAAATCTATTTCTCTAAGCTTTGCTTTTTTTGGTCCTATTTACAGTGCCATAGTACACATGTTGCAAAGTAGCAGCTAGTACTCACCTATTGGGTACTCTTCCAGCCTGTGGGGCAATCTGCTGCTTAGTTCCTCCTGCAAATCTTCAATAAGATGGTAGATGATTTTGTGAAGTTTAATCTTAACTCCCTTTTGTGCAGCTGACTGCTGAATAGCACTGCCTGCATTCACATTAAAACCATAAATAACACCTGGAACGCAGAAACAAGATTCTGCTAGCACAAGCATTACAGTACAGCCACTTACTTACCTTTGAGGCAGAAAGACAAATCAAGatggttttatttccttctttgtaaaTTACATAGCAATAGAGAAGTTCTGTGACTTTCatgaaaatgagtaaaatttaaaattattactggGTTTTATAAACTACATCTTGTTTACAATGATGTTTTCTTCatgatttaaaacaattttttagatttattttgaatattttgcttacatgtatgtaagAGGTGGTTAGAAGTGGGAGtcaactgtcctggaactggcattACAAGGTGCTGTAAAATACTAAACAACTGCTAACAGATGAGAGCACTCAAAGGGTGAAAGATACCTGGAATTGCACTCTTTGACCAGGGCAAtaatgatgctttaaaaaaaaaaatcaaggaacacTACTTGGTTTTGCAACAGTTCCCAAGTTTGCAGTGGCTGTGACAGATGGATTATCTATGATTATTCCTGCACAGCGGAGAGTGCTGGCCAATCATCAGCCACATACAAAATAGGTAAAACATGTAAAACATGATCTAAAGAACACAGTTTAACATGCAGCCCACAGAATCTTTACCATCAAATGTCTCAGCAAAGGTAACATCATTTTCACTGATGTCACCCAGTCCAAAATGCACTAATTCTAGTTGACATTCGTGGGAAGCATCATAGGTATCCAGCAGGTTCAATATGGCCTCCACAGACCCATCAACATCACCTACAAATGCAGCAAGAGTTTAGAATGCAGATATATAAAATGACAATCTATTTTAAAGCTAAGAGGAATGGCTTTATCACTAAGATCACTTTTATTTAACTTCAGCATTATAAGAACTTActgataaaatacaaataaagatatATTTGCAATGAAATCAATACAATCTGCttgctcagaaaaaaattttttgaataCCAAACCACTAAAATAGTTTGTACTTTAGTTAAGGGTTTACTGGGGCAGTGCACATCTGTAGCCTGGACATTTATAGGTAGGCAGGAGAAAAGGACAGCCTGGCTTCTGGAGCAAGCCCAGGCTAGTTTGGGCTTAGAGAGCAAGATTGCGACTCTCCATCCCCGACCCCTAATAAAACTAAAGAAGAGGGATCCCAAATGCAttatgagaattaaaaaaaaaaaacacatttaaatagtTGTAAAACCTTCAAAAAATTACCTTTAATAATAATAGGAAGCACATTTGAGtccctttttgtcttttctttgggcTTTAAgagtttctgttcctttctttcaAGGTGCTTTTTATATGATCTCTCCTTCCAGTTCAGACTCCTATACTTCTCACGGGCTTTCCAATGGGCTTCTTGGTGTTCTTTTCGcttttcttccattattttcaGGTCatctttgcctttttcttctttttgctcaGACTTCCTCCATTCAACAACTTCACGGGCCCTTGGCTTTAGAGGAAAAACTGGCATGACTTAATGAAACAGACAGCAGTATCTGCTAGGTTAAAAGCTTTCTGCTTTCCCCTTATGAAATCAGCTTAATTTCAAGTATGAAACCACTAATTTTATAATTGTAAGaattttaaatagaattgaagCATTTTTAAAACCTTTATCTGAAAAATATAATACTATAGTTAGACTCTGAAATGGTATACTGTTTATATAGCCACTTACAAACTATAATCATTTCAATATTAGCACTCttatttaacattaaatattataGACTGGTGCATAAAGCCATCAAAGAGTATCTAAGATTAGGGAATTAGGCTTGAATACCTCAGATTCTACTTCAAGAATTTCATCTCCTGCAGAAGGGAGGTCTCTCCAGCCTATGATTCCCACTGGCATGCCAGGATAGGCCTCATTAagtgtttttccattttcatcaaACATTAGTCGAACTTTTGCCCAACTCTTTCCAGCAACTAGAATTGAGCCTTTTCTCAGAGTTCCTCTTTGAATTATAGCTGTTGTAACAGgactaaaatgaatataaaaagtaAGTATTCTTAAAGCTTCATCAGGACAAAATTGTACTTTCTTAAGTAGAACAAAAATAGCTATATGAAtaatgtgcacacagacacacacacctatgaCTATATAGGACTAATTTCCTCTTCAAATTCTCAAGCAGCTTTGGAACTATAAAGACATTTACTTGGCCAAGGATTTATCACGCTATACTTATTTAAAATGGGGAATcatagctttttaatttttttcagtgtggTTTAAGATTTACATGTCTGAGTGTCTCACTTGTATGTCCACCATATGCTTGCCTGGTGCTCtcagaaggtatcagatcccctggaattggagttacagaaggctgtGACACACCATAAAAATGCAAGGAACTAAATCTAGATCCCCTGctagagcagtaagtgctcttaactgctgactcatctctccagcccctcagcgtggtttcttgagacagtctcttaaTCTAGCCTGGCCTTCAACTCTTCCAGCCTCAACCTTTAAAATGGTGGGATTACAAAAGTATGTATATAACTACAATGGGCCAGGTCTCAGGCTTGTCCTCATcatgacaaaaaccaaaaataaaaacaaagtattcttcacaatagccaaggagcagaagaaaaacaaagatgtagAAGCAGCCCCaagtctttcaacagaggaaagaTTGGGTGAACACACTTGGGAACGCTCTCTTGTTAACTGAAGCAAGGTGATCATGAATGGACAAGTCCTATGTGACCACACTAACGTAGTATCTAAAGGGGAAAGTGCCACAGCAGTTTGTTCTGGCTCAATCCTATCCTGCTTTCTAACCCATGCAGTTGCTGAAGCTCTTAACAGCATAGAAAGCAATGAGGAAATCTCTTGTGCTTCTGGGCAGAACATTCAAGAGCATGTCATTACAAAGACCTCCTGGGTTAAGCCAAAGAATTAGAAACTAAAATGCAACAACTGATATTTCACTCCATTGTTATTCTATCTGTAAATGCAAATATGTGGGCCAGTGATAGGTggaaaacaatcaatttaactaCTTTAGCCATCAAAGTGTGACTAGATTTATATAGACAGTTGATGTGGTTGGTCTCCTGacaacaactttatttttgtaTCCAGTGTACTAGTGCACCAGTGTACTAGTACTTTGGAAAAAcactttttttgaaaatatagccCAGAAGCTAAGAGTATGCAGTAAAACTATACCACCAAGtcacaaaaataatcaaacagaATAATCATCATTTTAGTCCAGTCCTACCCTCTTCCTTTGTCTGTGAAAGACTCTATTACTGTTCCTTCCACTGGACCCGTGGGATCTGCTTTCAGTTCCAACACTTCTGCGAGAGCAATTGTTGCCTCTGTCAAAGCCATCAGGTTATCTCCCTTTAACAACAGGGTAATACATTATGAGTAAATGGTATTGTTAAATGTCAGGGTATGAAGACCAAATAAATCTTAGGACAGCTacagttttcttttaagaattaaagTCATGAAATAACCAATCTTACAAAATGAAAACGAGCAGCAAACATTCAGCAAGAAAACCTGACCTGAGGACAAATATCTACAGGACAATTTTAACAGGCAGCTACTAGAGGTGCTGACTAATGCCTTTGATAAGCACAGGTTCCATTGAGTTAATTCTGTTTCCTCTACTTGCTTCCACAattgtgcttttcttctttctttttgtattaaaaatatggttaatttatttttattttatgtgtattagtatttGCAAGCATGTAAATATATGCACCAAGTGCAATCCTGGTGCTGCAGAGACCAAAGAAAGAATGggatcctggggctggagagatggctcagtggttaagagcactgactgttcttcctgaggtcctgagttcaaatcccagcaaccacatggtagctcacaaccatctgcaatgggaacatatgccctcttctagtgtgtctgaagacagctacagtgtactcaaataaataaaataatatgtgaagaagaaaaaaagaatatcctttaaaaaaaaaaaaggaatgggatCCTGTgatttgtgagccatcatgtgggtactgggaatgaaacccagatcttctgaaagagcagcaagtattcctAACCACTGTCTCTCCAGCATctgggtttttcatttttttggttttttggtttttgttttttttgttgttgttttttttgagacatggtttctctgtgtagccctggctgtcctggaactcactctgtggatcaggctggtcttgaaatcatagagatctacctgcctctgcctcccaagtgctgggattaaaagtgcatgCACTATACCCAGctaggtttatttttgtttctatatatgactatttttcttgcatgtatgtataccatgtgtgcacCTGGTTCCcagagaggccaaaagagggcataacaccctctggaactggagttatagcagGCTGTGAgatgtcatgtgggtgctgggttctCAGCAAGTGTGAAAGTGCTATTAACAGTTAAACCATCTTTCTACACTTCTACCTTAtatttttagatagggtctcttaCTGGGCCCAGAGTtcactgattggctaggctggttggccagaATGCTCCAGGGTTGTACTTGTCTCCCTGGTGCTACAGTTACTGATGTGCACTACTATGTACAGCTATCATGGGGGTATAGGTCAGAagttgggtcctcatgctttttTGGTAGGAACATTACCAATGGAGCCATCACCTCAGCacttaaaacaaatcttttatctCAAAACATTAGAAGGGGCTAGTGATGCAGTTGAGTTGGtacagtgcttacctagcatgcatgaagtctaGGTTTGGTCCCCAACACTGTGTAAACCAAGGGACACtcatgtaattctagcacttggatcCTAGGTAGTTtgagactgcctcaaaataaaagtgGCCAGTGGAGGGGGAAcatggctttaattccagcacttgggaagcagaggcaaaggaactgctgtgtgttccaggccagctaggaccacatagagagacccagtctcaaaaaaaaaaaaaagggtgtccTTATGGATGAAGCACAGTGCATGATGTCCTGAGATGCTGGAACTTACTGTAAGCGCAGAGACGTGCACCGCTTGAACATCACCGCCATACTCTTCACATACCACATCATAAGCTAGGAGCTCTTTTTTCACCTTTTCAGGATCAGCATCTGTCTTGTCACACTTATTTATTGCAAGGATAATAGGAACTAGAAGAGAAAGTCATGAAAAGTGAAAATGGAAACTCCTTCAATTCCAGACATTCACTGTGAGAAATACCAACCTGCTCTGGTTTTCTCTTCATCCAATGGATGCATATAATTAACCAAGGCTGAAAAGACCCATTTTAGATTTACATTACCTGACTATGTTGtgttaaatacagaaaaaaaaaaaaacccaaaaaacacaaaaaacctgtttctaaCTGTGGtttggctcagcccttagcacacacctttaattctaaacaatgaaggtaaagttagtttgtagaaggaagcatccatgtttgaaagtaatgtctaattgagtggcagacaaagtgacaaatcagagaaagatttgacagaataggataagcccaactctcatgaggagaggaaagggaagctacttaagagggCAGTGTAGAGAGAAGGCAGTTTTACtgagacagttttacagagacaggttgaagagagaacaagctagacacaggtgaagacagatcaagcagagaatgagaaggaatcagattagaatagattgctagaattagtttgaggccaaatgGAGGAATTCAgtaagaaactgagagaagccagattgaatcagtcagtctAGAGGAGAGTTTGAGCCTGAACAGCTAAGTAAAACTAGCTAGctggagttcagaaagaactagaaaggagtgagcttatttagcagtaaaACTGGTCTTGAATGGttttcttgagttttatttttttaaaggacacaaagttgggtgaaTGATGAAGAGGGGAAGATCTGGGAAAAGTCAGGGGAGGaaaaatgaatatgatcaaaacatacataaaaccctcaaagagcaaataaaaagattttttaagaagggttatttgtttttattttatgtatttgagtgtttgctttttttttttttttcgagacagggtttctctgtgtagccctggctgtcctggaactcactctgtagaccaggctggcctttaactcagaaatacacagctctgcctgcctctgcctcccaagtgctgggtctaaaggcgtgcgtcaccaccgcccagcaagtgTTTGCTTTCATATTATACATGTGTATCACATGTATGCCTTgtatcctcagaggccagaggagggtactGAATCTCTTGGAACTGTAATTTTacacagttgtgaactgccatagATATTGGGAACAAAAAGCAGGTTGTCTGGGAGAGCACCTTAACTGATGAGACACCTCCTTCGTTCCCAGAATTACAATTCTGCTTCGTGTGTttcattttaagacagggtttttctgggggctggagagatggttcagaggttaagagcactgactgactgctcttccagaagtcctgagttcaattcccagcaaccacatggtggctcacaaccatctggaatggaatctgatgccctcttctggtgtgtctgaagctacagtgtactcatatacataaaataaataaatctatcttaaaaaaaaagacagggtttctctgtgtaaccttggttgtcctgtaactcactttatagaccaggctggcctctaacagttccacctacctctgtctttcAAATGCTGGTATAAAGACATGCACCATTATGCCCACCTATAACCTTTGTAATaagcccttaaaaagaaaaaacaccgaTATTTCCTACTTGATCGAGTTTAGCACAGCACATTCTGTACCTTCTGCATCTTTGGCATGCTGAATGGATTCCACTGTTTGTTTCATTACTCCATCATCTGCAGCCACAACCAACACAACAATGTCAGTGACCTGAGCTCCTCGGGCTCTCATTGCTGAGAAGGCAGCATGTCCAGGAGTATCAAGAAAGGTTATCTTTTCTCCAGAAGGCAGAGAGACTGTGGAAACAGGGATGcaagtttttgagatagggtctttctatgtagccttggctagcctagaGCTAGATATGTAGACGatactggtcttgaactcatacaagtactgggactgaaggtgtgtactaccatgcccagctcaataatttaattttattgcttCCACTAATTTTAACCAGAAGAACACAGTCTGAAATTTcctaaagaaatcataaaatatgttcttttcaTGTAATAATTTAATGCTAAAATTCTTTGTATTTCTAGAATATAGCTACTTTGATAAATGTACCAACTCATTACCATTCTGAAGAGAGAACCCATCAATAGTTGTAAGGCGATCACTTGTACATCACCAAACTGCAGCTATACAACAACTATCTCAAGCCACAAAAAGGCAAATTTGGTATGTAGCTGATAGCTCCAAATTTAAGCCCAATAATAACAGGTTTTAAATCTTAGCTTTGCTATTTACCAGCTGTGTACTTCGGAGAAGTTACAGAGCCTGAAGAAGTCTCACTTCTTACAgatcttaaaagaaatattaataccTATCTCATGATGctgtgaaaagaaaacagaaaaagaacataaagtgCTCACCACCCAGCCAGGTGAACATTCACCAGTGCCAGGTGCCAGGGGTTATGTTTAGGGAATGGGAGCTGGTATTCACTTGTTATCGGCAACACCACCCAGCCTACATCTGAGATTTAACACACATTATTAAAGGAGTTAGGCTCATTAAACTAAAACCAGTAAAATAACAATGTTTTTACAGAAAGTCTAAGACAACATTTAGCTGCCTGCTCTACACATGATCGTTTCAGTGGTTTAAGCAGTCTCTTTACTTTGAGTCTGTTTATTTCACAGCATGGCATTTAATTAAAGAAGACAGGCATTTAATTAAAGAAGACAAGCATGGTTTCCACAAACACCAGTGTTTGTGTTCATACCAAGAAAAGCACCAATGTGTTGAGTGATGCCTCCGACTTCCATCGCTGCCACTTGAGTTTCTCGAAGTTTGTCAAGTAAGGTCGTTTTCCCATGATCAACATGACCCATTATAGTAACAACTGGGGACCTTGGTTTTAATAAGGTGGGATCTGCCCCAGGCCTACAATTAATAGCAAAGGAGTTTCATTTCTTAAATATCAGAAATGACAGTTATCAGTTCATGGCTATCACTACAAGCAATAATTGATAACAAAATACAACAGCTTTGATTAGACATAACTATTTCCACCCTTTTTACACAGAACAACCTAGCAGATTAGCCAGTGACTCCCTATTTGTTATGAAGTAGGCATCTTCATATTAGTGGGTGGAGcttaatcaaaatttaaaactcagaCTAATATATACACCCTGCAATTTATGAAAATTCACATAGTTTTTCATCAAGCTGAATATAGTTTCTGGTGCTTTGAATACATGCTTATGCTATAGTCACATTCCATTTTAACTACAAAAAAAATAAGTCTAAGCAAATCTTCCCAGAGACACCGAGTAAAACCACATGCTTAA from Mastomys coucha isolate ucsf_1 unplaced genomic scaffold, UCSF_Mcou_1 pScaffold22, whole genome shotgun sequence includes:
- the Mtif2 gene encoding translation initiation factor IF-2, mitochondrial is translated as MNQKLLKLENLLQFHTICRQLHGLRQRRLLAWWRHGFAPASPVWTDLLGARPWQTDTLIGSALHQHRLLVTKKEKRPPRPQLSPVKTKKEVEVWVGMTVEELARAMAKDIDCVYEALLNTAIDIDSLEANSRLDDVWIKEVIKKAGMKLKWSKLKQERVRENKDAVRRPGADPTLLKPRSPVVTIMGHVDHGKTTLLDKLRETQVAAMEVGGITQHIGAFLVSLPSGEKITFLDTPGHAAFSAMRARGAQVTDIVVLVVAADDGVMKQTVESIQHAKDAEVPIILAINKCDKTDADPEKVKKELLAYDVVCEEYGGDVQAVHVSALTGDNLMALTEATIALAEVLELKADPTGPVEGTVIESFTDKGRGPVTTAIIQRGTLRKGSILVAGKSWAKVRLMFDENGKTLNEAYPGMPVGIIGWRDLPSAGDEILEVESEPRAREVVEWRKSEQKEEKGKDDLKIMEEKRKEHQEAHWKAREKYRSLNWKERSYKKHLERKEQKLLKPKEKTKRDSNVLPIIIKGDVDGSVEAILNLLDTYDASHECQLELVHFGLGDISENDVTFAETFDGVIYGFNVNAGSAIQQSAAQKGVKIKLHKIIYHLIEDLQEELSSRLPHRLEEYPIGEASILATFTVTEGKKKIPVAGCRVQKGQIERQKKFKLIQNGQVIWKGSLTSLKHHKDDISVVKTGMDCGLSLDEEKVEFKVGDQVICYEENKVPTKTSWDPGF